Proteins from one Trichoplusia ni isolate ovarian cell line Hi5 chromosome 9, tn1, whole genome shotgun sequence genomic window:
- the LOC113497774 gene encoding leucine-rich repeat-containing protein 40-like isoform X1 — MCDIDNNLCNQNLYEMKELPPVKSSFNDKKADENELSMGLIKSAKRTGQLSLSNRGLGTVPDNVWKIDDLVLDETKEVDFSRSDNNQWWNAEPLKTLDLSSNAIKVISPNVKFLQHIVNLKLHDNAITSLPAEFGELKSLMSLSISHNKLTTLPIEFYKLTDLRWLSISHNALAKIEPDFGDLVMLNFLDLSHNKLAMLPPGMGYLVRLVELNLSHNELQELPPDIVNLRDLKKLNISNNSLKKLPPLGELRKMEILDANHNDIEELPDFYGCTALKELYLANNFIKEITEEFCDQMQHLNVLNIRDNKVEVLPENISLLQKLKRLDLTNNNLNKLPRNLGLLSQLQSINMEGNKLSFVRQDVIRGGTERMMKFLRDRITEEVVNETRYTPDDWPDKYTLKKSQALMVAGRELTNVPEHVFSAAADAEVHIVDFSKNKLTSIPTGVARISDTLSQLMLCSNNISSIPPEISSCRHLQYLDLGKNNLDSLPQEVGDLKNLRELVISNNKFTKIPRCVYELENLEILLAAENKIDEINVSSDALAKLKKLAVLDLANNNIVTVPPELGNFTHLRTLELMGNCFRQPRHAILAKGTASLLSYLRDRIPTN; from the exons ATGTGTgatattgataataatttatgtaatcaaAATCTTTACGAGATGAAAGAGCTGCCACCCGTAAAGTCCTCTTTTAATG ACAAAAAGGCGGACGAAAATGAATTATCAATGGGTTTGATTAAATCAGCGAAGAGGACCGGACAACTCAGTTTAAGCAATAGGGGACTGGGGACAG TACCAGATAATGTTTGGAAAATTGATGACTTAGTGTTGgatgaaacaaaagaagtagACTTTTCGAGATCTGACAACAACCAGTGGTGGAATGCAGAGCCTCTCAAAACCCTTGACCTTAGTTCCAATgcaataaaagtaatatcaCCCAATGTCAAGTTTCTGCAGCATATTGTAAACCTCAAG CTCCATGATAATGCCATTACCAGTCTTCCAGCGGAATTTGGGGAGTTAAAAAGCTTGATGAGTCTGAGCATATCTCACAACAAGTTAACCACGCTACCTATTGAGTTTTACAAGCTCACTGACTTGCGTTGGCTGAGTATATCCCATAATGCTCTGGCTAAAATTGAACCTGATTTTGGGGATCTGGTGATGCTGAACTTTCTG GATCTATCTCATAATAAACTGGCAATGCTACCACCAGGGATGGGCTATTTGGTTAGATTAGTGGAACTGAATCTATCACACAATGAGCTCCAAGAATTGCCACCTGACATTGTAAACCTTCGAG ACTTGAAAAAATTGAACATCAGTAATAATAGTTTGAAGAAGCTTCCTCCATTGGGTGAATTGaggaaaatggaaatattaGACGCGAATCATAACGACATAGAAGAACTACCCGACTTTTACGGGTGCACGGCCCTAAAAGAATTATATCTGGCTAACAATTTCATTAAG gaaATCACCGAAGAGTTTTGCGATCAGATGCAGCACCTCAATGTCTTGAACATAAGAGACAACAAAGTAGAAGTGTTACCCGAGAACATATCACTCTTACAGAAACTCAAACGGCTTGACCTtactaataacaatttaaataa GCTACCAAGAAACCTAGGTCTGCTCTCTCAACTACAAAGCATCAACATGGAGGGCAACAAGCTGTCGTTTGTGAGGCAGGACGTGATCCGCGGCGGCACGGAGCGGATGATGAAGTTCCTGCGCGATCGCATTACTGAAGAGGTCGTCAATGAAACACGATACACTCCCGATGATTGGCCTGATAA GTACACTCTCAAGAAAAGCCAAGCATTGATGGTGGCGGGGCGAGAGCTGACGAACGTTCCCGAACACGTGTTTAGTGCCGCCGCGGACGCTGAAGTCCATATTGTGGACTTCTCCAAAAACAAGCTGACGTCGATACCGACTGG TGTCGCGCGTATTAGTGACACGCTATCGCAGCTGATGTTGTGTTCTAACAACATATCGAGTATTCCGCCTGAAATCAGTTCCTGTCGTCATCTGCAATACCTCGACTTGGGCAAGAACAATCTCGACTCGCTGCCGCAGGAAGTGGGCGATCTCAAGAACTTGAGGGAACTAGTCATTTCTAATAATAA GTTTACCAAAATCCCGCGCTGTGTATACGAGTTGGAAAACCTGGAGATATTGCTGGCTGCCGAGAATAAGATCGATGAGATCAACGTGTCGTCTGACGCTCTCGCCAAGCTGAAGAAGTTGGCTGTACTGGACCTGGCCAACAATAATATCGTCACCGTACCTCCGGAACTGGGGAACTTTACACATCTCAG
- the LOC113497774 gene encoding leucine-rich repeat-containing protein 40-like isoform X2 — protein sequence MSNRPHSKSRIKICNRPVFHLQDKKADENELSMGLIKSAKRTGQLSLSNRGLGTVPDNVWKIDDLVLDETKEVDFSRSDNNQWWNAEPLKTLDLSSNAIKVISPNVKFLQHIVNLKLHDNAITSLPAEFGELKSLMSLSISHNKLTTLPIEFYKLTDLRWLSISHNALAKIEPDFGDLVMLNFLDLSHNKLAMLPPGMGYLVRLVELNLSHNELQELPPDIVNLRDLKKLNISNNSLKKLPPLGELRKMEILDANHNDIEELPDFYGCTALKELYLANNFIKEITEEFCDQMQHLNVLNIRDNKVEVLPENISLLQKLKRLDLTNNNLNKLPRNLGLLSQLQSINMEGNKLSFVRQDVIRGGTERMMKFLRDRITEEVVNETRYTPDDWPDKYTLKKSQALMVAGRELTNVPEHVFSAAADAEVHIVDFSKNKLTSIPTGVARISDTLSQLMLCSNNISSIPPEISSCRHLQYLDLGKNNLDSLPQEVGDLKNLRELVISNNKFTKIPRCVYELENLEILLAAENKIDEINVSSDALAKLKKLAVLDLANNNIVTVPPELGNFTHLRTLELMGNCFRQPRHAILAKGTASLLSYLRDRIPTN from the exons atgtcTAATAGACCGCATTCGAAATCCcgaattaaaatttgtaatagaCCTGTGTTTCATCTTCAAGACAAAAAGGCGGACGAAAATGAATTATCAATGGGTTTGATTAAATCAGCGAAGAGGACCGGACAACTCAGTTTAAGCAATAGGGGACTGGGGACAG TACCAGATAATGTTTGGAAAATTGATGACTTAGTGTTGgatgaaacaaaagaagtagACTTTTCGAGATCTGACAACAACCAGTGGTGGAATGCAGAGCCTCTCAAAACCCTTGACCTTAGTTCCAATgcaataaaagtaatatcaCCCAATGTCAAGTTTCTGCAGCATATTGTAAACCTCAAG CTCCATGATAATGCCATTACCAGTCTTCCAGCGGAATTTGGGGAGTTAAAAAGCTTGATGAGTCTGAGCATATCTCACAACAAGTTAACCACGCTACCTATTGAGTTTTACAAGCTCACTGACTTGCGTTGGCTGAGTATATCCCATAATGCTCTGGCTAAAATTGAACCTGATTTTGGGGATCTGGTGATGCTGAACTTTCTG GATCTATCTCATAATAAACTGGCAATGCTACCACCAGGGATGGGCTATTTGGTTAGATTAGTGGAACTGAATCTATCACACAATGAGCTCCAAGAATTGCCACCTGACATTGTAAACCTTCGAG ACTTGAAAAAATTGAACATCAGTAATAATAGTTTGAAGAAGCTTCCTCCATTGGGTGAATTGaggaaaatggaaatattaGACGCGAATCATAACGACATAGAAGAACTACCCGACTTTTACGGGTGCACGGCCCTAAAAGAATTATATCTGGCTAACAATTTCATTAAG gaaATCACCGAAGAGTTTTGCGATCAGATGCAGCACCTCAATGTCTTGAACATAAGAGACAACAAAGTAGAAGTGTTACCCGAGAACATATCACTCTTACAGAAACTCAAACGGCTTGACCTtactaataacaatttaaataa GCTACCAAGAAACCTAGGTCTGCTCTCTCAACTACAAAGCATCAACATGGAGGGCAACAAGCTGTCGTTTGTGAGGCAGGACGTGATCCGCGGCGGCACGGAGCGGATGATGAAGTTCCTGCGCGATCGCATTACTGAAGAGGTCGTCAATGAAACACGATACACTCCCGATGATTGGCCTGATAA GTACACTCTCAAGAAAAGCCAAGCATTGATGGTGGCGGGGCGAGAGCTGACGAACGTTCCCGAACACGTGTTTAGTGCCGCCGCGGACGCTGAAGTCCATATTGTGGACTTCTCCAAAAACAAGCTGACGTCGATACCGACTGG TGTCGCGCGTATTAGTGACACGCTATCGCAGCTGATGTTGTGTTCTAACAACATATCGAGTATTCCGCCTGAAATCAGTTCCTGTCGTCATCTGCAATACCTCGACTTGGGCAAGAACAATCTCGACTCGCTGCCGCAGGAAGTGGGCGATCTCAAGAACTTGAGGGAACTAGTCATTTCTAATAATAA GTTTACCAAAATCCCGCGCTGTGTATACGAGTTGGAAAACCTGGAGATATTGCTGGCTGCCGAGAATAAGATCGATGAGATCAACGTGTCGTCTGACGCTCTCGCCAAGCTGAAGAAGTTGGCTGTACTGGACCTGGCCAACAATAATATCGTCACCGTACCTCCGGAACTGGGGAACTTTACACATCTCAG
- the LOC113497776 gene encoding uncharacterized protein LOC113497776 yields the protein MPVSSEEMVSGYCGSHVLTVFTLLILFECIISLKLLELRVPAHVALGTRASLSCRWALGPADVLYSVKWYKDGREFFRHVPRDHEPRRKFPLPGVDVEQWDSSGSNLVLSAAASGTAGRYRCEVSGERPLFPTVSGHADMDVVVLPTNGPVLTGLESTYRLGDDVKVNCTSDRSRPSNKLSWYINGEPAPTTALLEPEYQICEDQLEITTLGLSFKLTKHHLKKNEIKFKCLATIASLYWRSIEESALIEREHVRDQSPIQHIDTEERAHSNLAPSLPCSITIVLMFSFSLFIRLCKITTG from the exons ATGCCGGTATCTTCTGAAGAGATGGTGTCTGGCTACTGTGGGTCTCATGTGTTGACCGTCTTCACTCTTCTAATActttttg AATGTATCATATCGCTGAAACTGTTGGAGCTGCGCGTGCCGGCGCACGTGGCGCTGGGCACGCGCGCTTCGCTGTCGTGCCGCTGGGCGCTGGGCCCCGCCGACGTGCTGTACTCCGTCAAGTGGTACAAGGACGGGCGCGAGTTCTTCCGGCACGTGCCGCGCGACCACGAGCCGCGCAGGAAGTTCCCGCTGCCAGGAGTTGACGTCGAG CAATGGGACTCATCCGGCTCCAACCTGGTGCTGTCAGCAGCGGCATCCGGCACGGCCGGCCGGTACCGGTGCGAGGTCTCCGGCGAGCGACCGCTCTTCCCCACCGTGTCCGGTCACGCCGACATGGACGTCGTCG TTCTACCAACCAATGGACCGGTTTTAACCGGCCTGGAATCCACGTACCGTCTAGGAGATGACGTTAAAGTCAATTGCACATCTGATAGGTCTCGTCCATCAAATAAACTGAGTTGGTATATCAATGGAGAACCGGCACCTACCACAGCTCTTCTGGAACCTGAATACCAAATCTGTGAAGATCAACTCGAGATTACCACCTTGGGATTGAGTTTTAAACTTACCAAACATCATTTGAAGAAgaacgaaattaaatttaaa tgccTAGCGACCATTGCGTCTCTATACTGGAGAAGCATCGAGGAGAGTGCCTTGATAGAACGGGAACATGTCCGGGATCAGTCACCAATACAACACATCGACACGGAAGAAAGAGCCCATTCTAATCTCGCTCCATCATTACCTTGCTCAATcactattgttttaatgttttcattcaGTCTCTTTATAAGGCTTTGTAAGATTACGACTGGATAG
- the LOC113497150 gene encoding thyrostimulin beta-5 subunit-like, which translates to MSGCMRSSVSATAILMFCCLALICAGASTSGRCKIKRHTHKALQVDMNGRRCWDDVKIKGCGGYCLTYEISDWQFPYKQSHHPVCVHGDRKHASVKLRQCDPGVQPGTDIFHYVEATSCKCQACSSEDTSCEWLPPDSSLLGGLVLREEIEEELEQNII; encoded by the exons ATGTCGGGTTGTATGAGAAGCAGTGTAAGTGCTACGGCTATCCTGATGTTCTGCTGCTTGGCCCTAATATGTGCGGGGGCGTCAACGAGCGGCCGCTGCAAGATCAAGCGCCACACACACAAGGCACTGCAGGTCGATATGAACGGCCGCAGGTGCTGGGATGACGTCAAGATCAAAGGCTGCGGGGGATATTGCTTGACGTATGAG ATTTCCGACTGGCAATTCCCGTACAAACAGTCCCATCACCCTGTGTGCGTGCACGGTGATCGCAAGCATGCCTCCGTGAAGCTGCGCCAATGTGATCCCGGCGTGCAGCCCGGTACCGACATATTCCACTACGTCGAAGCTACGTCATGCAAATGTCAG GCTTGCTCCTCAGAAGACACCAGCTGCGAATGGCTTCCTCCTGACTCGTCACTTCTTGGGGGACTTGTATTGAGGGAGGAGATAGAAGAAGAATtggaacaaaatattatttaa
- the LOC113497147 gene encoding tyrosine-protein kinase transmembrane receptor Ror translates to MKHCSVFIVLCLCLCVIKSSSSDRAEPLSLLKSNSSSEQKGWNIKLDIFFSKTLPTTITRAPKSDVRLKCEAIMNYTKVEKYTKNKGGIATLSIESPPDHIQQKLLENVKVYWLKDNKVIDDNSTQRIRIITRIDKTNGTIGTNLRIKDIAVTDKGNYTCVIKQNYEKKQTSQLKVEEGVENYEIPTYASLFPNTDVFSQLDINVESTPVLISENIQTVNSSTTNSTVPQRLEPLCQEYLGNVCAEHLKGQFVFIPYNTSQAALEDKLLKAFQVTKYSNDISPRCEGYAVPSLCYSTFPICRDPFVTNRKFYNEARKLLASSTDSTSKINVEDLPEIVFENYPIGKIPSLYSNSNGTFASMFDFRHNSTVLRRVCKQDCEILENELCQKEYAIAKRHPHIGQQLTLEECQDLPEDDPDCLRISIGAVMVSDDECYWENGSGYLGRVNVAGNGMTCVEWSKQLHVRLSDYPELAGTHSYCRNPGGVKDQPWCIIEKDGKTDKALCDIPKCAHKIWIYIVIVFLVVTLSIIGFIICLCYRHKNKNNAATIRDINLPNADKNIYGNSRLNSPIEMSELITNNIGDQPHVPRHTRGNGVLRIPQYSLSQIKFLEELGEGAFGKVYKGALKKNGETQFVAVKALKENASAKTQADFRREIDLISELTHDNIVCIVGVALREEPLCMLFEFMARGDLHEFLMGRAPPSGKGLPPLRLLNIALNIASGMQYLASHHYVHRDLAARNCLVSDDFIVKISDFGLSRDIYSSDYYRVQSKSLLPVRWMPPESILYGKFTTESDIWSYGVVLWEIYSYGLQPYYGYSNQEVISMVRGGELLAAPTCCPPAMYSLMRDCWKHTPQRRPNFEEIVNRIQEWISMGGCPETAVFEAAPSSSFGHRPSGSSRDLQERVPLLPPHCSSSNGSLATGSLKKFSAAGSSSKVTEDNCSTCSEVGPPLVPKTKKHSSGSLIDTDKVGTKDTVVRIPNTQFGNEI, encoded by the exons ATGAAACACTGCagtgtatttattgttttatgccTCTGTTTATGTGTCATTAAATCCTCAAGTTCCGATAGAGCAGAACCTTTATCATTGTTGAAATCCAACTCATCGTCGGAACAGAAAGGATGGAACATAAAACTTGACATTTTCTTCTCGAAAACTTTGCCGACCACGATCACCAGAGCACCGAAAAGCGATGTACGTTTAAAATGCGAAGCTATTATGAATTATACGAAGgtagaaaaatatacaaaaaataaaggagGCATTGCTACATTGTCGATCGAATCGCCCCCAGATCACATCCAGCAAAAACTATtagaaaatgtgaaagtatATTGGTTGAAAGACAATAAAGTTATAGATGATAACTCAACACAGAGAATCAGAATAATCACTAGGATTGATAAGACTAATGGCACTATTGGTACAAATTTGAGGATCAAAGATATAGCTGTAACTGACAAAGGCAATTATACTTGtgtgataaaacaaaattatgagaAAAAGCAAACTTCACAATTGAAAGTAGAAGAGGGTGTTGAAAACTATGAGATTCCTACTTATGCATCACTGTTCCCAAACACTGATGTCTTTAGCCAATTGGATATCAATGTAGAGTCTACTCCTGTTCTGATATCAGAGAATATACAAACTGTCAATTCTAGTACTACCAATAGCACAGTGCCCCAAAGGCTAGAGCCACTTTGCCAAGAGTATTTAGGTAATGTGTGTGCTGAGCATTTGAAGGGACAGTTTGTTTTCATACCTTATAATACAAGCCAAGCAGCTCTTGAAGACAAACTATTGAAAGCTTTTCAAGTTACCAAATATTCTAATGACATTAGTCCACGCTGTGAAGGTTATGCTGTACCCAGTTTGTGTTACTCCACTTTTCCTATATGCAGAGATCCTTTTGTCACAAATAGAAAGTTCTACAATGAGGCTAGAAAATTATTGGCTAGCTCCACTGATTCtactagtaaaataaatgtggaGGATCTGCCTGAAATTGTCtttgaaaactatcctattggCAAAATACCCAGTTTGTATTCCAATTCCAATGGCACATTTGCAAGTATGTTTGATTTTCGTCATAACTCTACTGTTCTCAGACGTGTTTGCAAACAGGATTGTGAGATATTAGAAAATGAATTGTGTCAGAAAGAGTATGCCATAGCTAAGAGACATCCACATATTGGACAGCAGCTGACTCTTGAGGAATGCCAAGACCTGCCTGAAGATGATCCTGACTGTCTGAGAATCAGCATTGGTGCAGTCATGGTCTCTGATGATGAGTGCTACTGGGAGAATGGAAGTGGCTATCTTGGCAGAGTCAATGTAGCTGGCAATGGCATGACTTGTGTTGAATGGTCTAAACAACTGCATGTTAGGCTATCAGACTATCCTGAACTAGCAGGGACACACAGCTACTGCAGAAACCCTGGAGGAGTAAAAGACCAACCCTGGTGCATTATAGAAAAGGATGGGAAAACTGATAAGGCCCTTTGTGATATTCCCAAGTGTGCTCACAAAATTTGGATCTACATTGTAATAGTGTTCTTGGTTGTTACTTTATCAATTATTGGATTCATAATATGCTTATGTTAtagacataaaaacaaaaataatgctgCCACAATAAGGGATATAAATTTACCCAATGCTGACAAAAATATCTATGGGAATTCTAGACTGAATTCACCAATAGAAATGAGTGAATTAATTACCAATAATATTGGTGATCAGCCACATGTGCCAAGGCACACTCGTGGTAATGGAGTGCTTCGAATACCACAGTACTCtctttcacaaataaaattcttgGAAGAATTAGGTGAAGGGGCTTTTGGTAAGGTATACAAGGGAGCTTTGAAGAAAAATGGAGAAACCCAGTTTGTTGCAGTGAAGGCTCTCAAAGAGAATGCTTCAGCTAAAACTCAAGCAGACTTCAGGAGGGAAATAGATTTGATATCTGAATTAACACATGACAACATTGTGTGCATAGTTGGTGTTGCTTTGAGGGAAGAGCCATTATGTATGCTGTTTGAGTTCATGGCTAGAGGGGATCTGCATGAGTTCCTGATGGGCCGGGCACCACCTTCTGGCAAAGGCTTGCCACCCTTGAGACTCCTCAACATAGCACTTAACATTGCATCTGGCATGCAATACCTTGCTTCCCATCATTATGTGCACAGAGATTTAGCAGCCAGAAACTGTCTTGTTTCAGATGACTTTATTGTCAAAATATCAGACTTTGGTCTCTCCAGAGATATTTACAGCTCAGATTATTACAGA GTGCAGTCAAAGAGCTTGTTGCCAGTTAGATGGATGCCTCCAGAATCTATTCTGTACGGCAAGTTTACTACAGAGAGCGACATTTGGTCTTATGGAGTGGTGTTGTGGGAGATATACAGCTATGGGTTACAACCATACTATGG TTATAGCAATCAGGAGGTAATATCCATGGTGCGTGGCGGTGAACTGTTGGCCGCTCCTACCTGCTGCCCTCCGGCCATGTACTCTCTTATGAGAGACTGTTGGAAACATACGCCGCAGAGGCGACCAAACTTTGAGGAAATAGTTAATAG AATCCAAGAATGGATTAGTATGGGTGGGTGCCCGGAAACAGCAGTTTTCGAGGCAGCTCCGAGCAGTAGTTTCGGGCACAGGCCGTCCGGGTCTAGCAGAGACTTGCAGGAGAGGGTCCCGCTGTTGCCTCCTCACTGCTCCTCGTCCAACGGTTCCCTTGCCACCGGCAGTCTAAAGAAATTTAGTGCCGCTGGATCCAGTTCCAAAGTTACCGAGGATAATTGTTCTACATGCAGTGAGGTGGGTCCACCCCTTGTtccaaaaacaaagaaacatagCTCAGGATCCCTAATCGACACTGACAAAGTAGGTACAAAAGACACTGTTGTAAGGATACCCAACACTCAATTCGGAAATGAAATATAA
- the LOC113497149 gene encoding zinc finger protein 724-like, with the protein MEICRVCLTTEKDVFPIDEHFVINYNLLTNLNVTLLDGLPQFSCQTCLETVKSFIEFREKSITSETTLRKVICAEGVKEENEESILKNENDLIETDAFETENKPIQSESTVVKTEIKSEEEAILDNYEIGFDEYADEEFIKESEDELRPIILKIKNTCKKSRVKKKSVKKSNLIENFSDHDNHLWYCGMCPKTFDNQTDLNTHIDVHKNWRRCELCQDTLNSVSQMLAHRIMHVPKKQQECHICGKKYKSCVYLEFHYRNVHIEGDDPKLSCKHCNTKYNTPKQLSGHNLQVHSDIRFICDVCSKGFHSRANLKSHIKVHSDKKSYICDLCGFKCKQSTGLRDHKIRRHSAGKVICKNCKRPFENQFDYDKHKLSCLKKSKLTVCPICGRQFNRNGSLAKHMNVHSTIPKYECKRCPAKYKTKDGLLSHLNRHDGNRTKQCEYCPAKFYTAAVLIKHRRTHTGEKPYVCKVCHKGFTANFNLKVHMKVHGEYLVVKKQEESTNVTD; encoded by the exons ATGGAGATATGTAGAGTATGTTTAACAACAGAAAAAGATGTGTTTCCAATTGACGAACATttcgttataaattataacttgttGACGAACTTAAAC gtcACTTTACTTGATGGATTGCCACAATTCTCATGCCAGACTTGCTTAGAAACTGTCAAGAGTTTTATAGAATTTAGAGAAAAATCTATTACATCTGAAACAACACTCAGAAAAGTTATATGTGCTGAA ggtgttaaagaagaaaatgaagaaagcatcttaaaaaatgaaaatgatctAATAGAGACTGATGCCtttgaaactgaaaataaacCAATACAAAGTGAATCCACAGTtgttaaaacagaaataaaatcaGAAGAAGAAGCTATTCTAGACAATTATGAAATTGGATTTGATGAATATGCAGATGAAGAATTCATTAAAGAAAGTGAAgatg AACTACGACCAATaatattgaagataaaaaatacttgtaaaaaatcAAGGGTTAAAAAGAAGTCTGTCAAGAAGTCcaatttaatagaaaacttCTCTGATCATGATAATCATTTATGGTATTGTG gtatGTGCCCGAAAACATTTGACAATCAAACTGACTTAAACACTCATATTGATGTTCATAAAAACTGGAGGAGGTGTGAACTATGCCAAGATACTCTGAACAGTGTGTCACAAATGCTTGCTCATAGAATTATGCATGTACCAAAGAAACAGCAAGAATGTCACATTTGTGGAAAGAAATACAAGTCATGTGTGTATCTGGAATTTCACTATAGGAATGTGCATATTGAAGGTGAT GACCCAAAACTTAGTTGTAAACACTGTAATACCAAATATAACACACCAAAACAGCTGAGCGGCCATAACTTACAAGTGCATTCTGATATTAGATTTATCTGCGACGTGTGTTCTAAAGG ATTCCATAGCCGAGCTAATTTGAAATCCCACATTAAGGTCCATAGCGATAAAAAGTCTTACATCTGTGATTTGTGTGGATTCAAATGTAAACAAAGCACAGGGCTCAGG GATCACAAAATAAGAAGGCATTCGGCGGgaaaagtaatttgtaaaaacTGCAAACGAccatttgaaaatcaatttgactacgacaaacataaattgagttgcttaaagaaatcaaaattaacCGTGTGTCCAATATGCGGACGACAATTTAATCGTAATGGAAGC ttAGCAAAGCATATGAATGTTCATAGCACAATTCCAAAGTACGAGTGTAAACGATGTCCAGCTAAATACAAGACGAAAGATGGTTTGTTAAGTCACTTGAACCGCCACGATGGGAACCGGACCAAGCAGTGTGAATACTGCCCAGCTAAGTTTTATACCGCAGCCGTGCTCATCAAACACCGTCGGACACATACAG gaGAAAAGCCATACGTGTGTAAGGTGTGTCACAAAGGATTCACAGCAAATTTCAACCTCAAAGTACATATGAAAGTACACGGAGAATATTTAGTTGTTAAAAAGCAAGAGGAGTCAACTAATGTTACTGATTAA